In Hermetia illucens chromosome 1, iHerIll2.2.curated.20191125, whole genome shotgun sequence, one genomic interval encodes:
- the LOC119658267 gene encoding protein FAM185A, protein MSILARNFFPPAKLALRFISQRTSPAKLHEIVKIIDPQSSIKISSALKLVIRPYDLLECPDANKLRASILTRCSRSTADLSVEVNGTSVDITSDNIKGNIDSLQCLLEVPVKADLDIQADQNADVSNVHSDLFHLLCKGNIFTKNIHSTTISIQSEGGNINSSGILLANKIGVNTTGTGNIILDKLQGDIFHCKTENGNISTNSCYVDSSNFATETGTLNLKNVHKKSEVYVLKEGDINMTGIHGNIYIKSNGGDMNLQFSEIYGDNIVMSNNSKQVSINISDLIEENCFIEIHSDQITLEDSVVHLAKYVENDNYLNMGKEHDARNKLLICTKGHLRFGKMSWVDSVKMLMNNKKL, encoded by the exons ATGAGCATCCTCGCGCGGAATTTCTTTCCGCCTGCAAAGCTCGCCTTGAGGTTCATCTCACAGAGGACGTCACCCGCCAAACTCCATGAAATAGTAAAAATAATAGATCCGCAGTCATCTATAAAAATCTCATCGGCACTAAAACTCGTAATCCGACCCTACGACTTACTCGAATGTCCCGACGCCAACAAACTGCGTGCATCGATCTTGACAAGGTGCAGTAGGTCAACAGCGGATTTATCAGTGGAGGTGAATGGAACATCAGTGGATATCACAAGCGATAACATCAAAGGAAACATCGACAGCCTCCAGTGCTTGCTTGAAGTGCCAGTGAAGGCTGATTTGGACATACAAGCCGACCAAAATGCCGATGTGTCGAACGTGCACAGTGACTTGTTTCATCTTTTATGCAAAGGGAATATTTTCACGAAGAATATACACAGTACGACAATATCGATACAATCCGAAGGAGGAAACATAAACAGCTCAGGGATTTTACTGGCAAATAAGATTGGAGTCAACACAACAGGAACAGGG AATATTATCCTCGATAAACTGCAAGGTGATATATTTCACTGCAAAACGGAAAATGGAAATATCAGCACAAATTCTTGCTATGTGGACTCTTCTAACTTCGCCACAGAGACAGGGACACTAAATCTGAAAAACGTTCACAAAAAATCTGAAGTCTATGTTCTGAAGGAAGGGGATATTAACATGA ctGGAATCCACGGAAACATCTACATAAAGTCAAACGGTGGCGATATGAATCTGCAATTTTCCGAGATATACGGCGACAACATTGTGATGTCGAACAACTCGAAGCAAGTGTCGATAAATATTTCTGACCTCATTGAGGAGAACTGCTTCATTGAAATACATTCAGACCAAATAACGTTAGAGGATTCGGTGGTGCATTTAGCGAAGTACGTAGAGAACGACAATTACTTGAATATGGGCAAGGAACATGACGCCAGAAACAAGTTATTGATTTGTACGAAAGGCCACCtgaggtttggaaaaatgtcgtggGTGGATAGTGTTAAAATGctaatgaataataaaaaactgTGA
- the LOC119661589 gene encoding odorant receptor 30a-like produces the protein MIEDLPIISINVKILKFWSFILVHNWRRYISLIPSIFLNITQFLDMYFSNEPIDSIIRNVYFLVLWFNTVIRALFLIANRRKFEIFMENLEYMYYEIKKDGEKPIVSLLDEMTKTARRLSIFNLFLGVLVSTGFVLYPLFSNERALPFGITIPGVDKYAEPAYGIIYTWQVIITPMGCCMYIPFTSIVVGYMMFGTVASHYLQHRLRRLRERGDTDKIVMMKIVWCIQYHWRLMRYTTKLNDLVTYIALLEFLTFGATICALLFLLNIVKTFEEMFIVSTYILMIIMQLFTLYWYADELSVQSLRMAVAAYDSSWLDFKVPARKALVLIILRTQKPLMLKVGNVYPMTMQTFQSVLNAAYSFFTILRRMYV, from the exons ATGATTGAGGACTTGCCGATAATATCCATTAATGTGAAAATTCTCAAGTTCTGGTCTTTTATTTTAGTGCATAACTGGCGCCGTTATATAAGTTTAATACcatcaatatttttaaatattacacAGTTTTTAGATATGTATTTTTCCAATGAGCCGATTGACTCCATAATCAGGAATGTTTACTTTTTGGTGTTATGGTTTAATACGGTCATTCGGGCCTTATTTTTGATTGCAAACCgacgaaaatttgaaattttcatggagaATTTAGAGTATATGTATTATGAAATTAAG AAGGATGGCGAGAAACCAATTGTAAGTTTATTAGATGAAATGACGAAAACAGCCAGACGACTTTCCATATTCAATTTATTTCTTGGAGTTTTGGTGAGCACTGGTTTTGTGCTATACCCTCTGTTTTCAAATGAGCGAG CTTTACCATTTGGCATCACCATTCCGGGAGTTGATAAGTATGCTGAGCCGGCCTACGGTATCATCTATACATGGCAAGTAATCATTACTCCTATGGGATGTTGCATGTATATACCCTTCACAAGCATTGTTGTCGGTTATATGATGTTTGGGACGGTAGCCTCCCATTATTTACAACACCGACTAAGGAGACTAAGGGAGCGTGGTGATACCGATAAGATCGTAATGATGAAAATCGTTTGGTGTATACAATACCATTGGAGGTTGATGAG atacaccactaaaTTGAATGATTTGGTTACATATATCGCTTTACTCGAATTTCTTACATTTGGTGCTACAATCTGTGCTTTATTATTCCTGTTGAATATT GTGAAAACATTTGAGGAAATGTTCATAGTGTCCACATATATTTTGATGATAATAATGCAACTTTTTACTTTATACTGGTATGCCGACGAATTATCAGTTCAA AGCCTTCGAATGGCGGTTGCGGCATATGATTCATCATGGTTGGACTTCAAGGTACCGGCTAGAAAGGCTTTGGTATTAATCATTTTAAGAACTCAAAAGCCGCTAATG CTCAAGGTGGGAAATGTTTATCCAATGACAATGCAAACATTTCAATCTGTATTAAACGCTGCATATTCATTCTTtacaattcttcgaagaatgtATGTTTGA